Proteins co-encoded in one Meiothermus sp. genomic window:
- the purF gene encoding amidophosphoribosyltransferase, protein MDKPREECGVLGLWSPEPLPVAELLQLGLFALQHRGQEAAGICVSNGKDLVIEKDLGLVTQVFDEARMQRLRIQGANLGIGHTRYSTTGSNLRFNAQPLNVRSSKGILAIAHNGNFVNALHIRQQLLEHGAVFQTTNDTEVMINLIARYAKLNLVEATARAMRELTGGFSVVLMDRQTVLALRDGNGVRPLVIGRLSNGGWVFASEPPALALMGASFVRDVRPGELVWVESGELRSMQVLEPRPTPCAFEWIYFARADATLDGIATHPARIRMGEVLAQEAPAQADLVVPVPDSGIGAAIGYSRASGIPFDYGLHKNPYAGRTFIQPTQEMRDLKVRLKLAATPVVAGRRVVLVDDSIVRGTTSGRIVQLLREAGAAEVHVRISSPPIKFPCYYGIDTAARKELVASTHTVEQIRQLIGADSLAFLSESGVRQAIGGPVCLACFNGQYPAGQPEEEVRKEALEQA, encoded by the coding sequence ATGGACAAACCCCGGGAGGAGTGCGGGGTTCTGGGCCTGTGGTCACCCGAACCCCTGCCGGTGGCCGAGCTACTGCAACTGGGGCTCTTCGCCCTGCAGCACCGGGGGCAGGAAGCCGCGGGAATTTGCGTCTCAAACGGAAAAGATCTGGTGATCGAAAAAGACCTAGGCCTGGTTACCCAGGTCTTCGACGAGGCCCGGATGCAGCGCCTGCGCATCCAGGGTGCCAACCTGGGCATCGGGCACACCCGCTACTCCACCACCGGTTCCAACCTGCGCTTCAACGCCCAGCCCCTCAACGTGCGCAGCTCCAAGGGGATTCTGGCCATCGCTCATAACGGCAACTTTGTGAACGCCCTGCATATCCGCCAGCAGCTCCTCGAGCACGGCGCAGTCTTCCAGACCACCAACGACACCGAGGTGATGATCAACCTGATCGCCCGCTACGCCAAGCTCAACCTGGTGGAGGCCACCGCCCGGGCCATGCGGGAGCTTACGGGGGGCTTTAGCGTGGTGCTGATGGACCGGCAGACGGTGCTGGCGCTGCGCGACGGCAACGGGGTACGGCCCCTGGTGATCGGGCGGCTGTCCAACGGTGGCTGGGTGTTTGCCTCGGAGCCCCCAGCCCTGGCCCTGATGGGGGCCAGCTTCGTGCGCGACGTGCGGCCCGGCGAGCTGGTCTGGGTGGAGTCGGGGGAGCTTCGCTCCATGCAGGTGCTCGAGCCCCGCCCCACCCCCTGCGCCTTCGAATGGATTTACTTTGCCCGGGCCGATGCAACCCTGGACGGCATCGCCACCCACCCTGCCCGCATCCGCATGGGCGAGGTGCTGGCCCAGGAAGCCCCCGCCCAGGCCGACCTGGTGGTGCCGGTGCCCGACTCCGGGATTGGGGCGGCCATCGGCTACAGCCGGGCCTCGGGGATTCCTTTCGACTACGGCCTGCACAAAAACCCCTATGCGGGCCGCACCTTTATTCAGCCCACCCAGGAGATGCGCGACCTGAAGGTGCGGCTCAAGCTGGCCGCCACCCCGGTGGTCGCGGGCCGGCGGGTGGTGCTGGTGGACGACTCCATCGTGCGGGGCACCACCTCCGGGCGCATCGTGCAACTGCTGCGCGAGGCTGGGGCCGCCGAGGTGCACGTGCGCATTTCCTCCCCGCCCATCAAGTTCCCTTGCTACTACGGCATCGACACCGCGGCCCGCAAGGAGCTGGTGGCCTCGACGCACACGGTGGAGCAGATCCGCCAGCTCATCGGGGCCGACTCACTGGCTTTTTTGAGCGAGTCCGGGGTGCGGCAGGCCATTGGAGGGCCGGTCTGCCTGGCCTGCTTCAACGGGCAGTACCCGGCCGGCCAGCCCGAGGAAGAGGTGCGTAAAGAGGCGCTCGAGCAGGCCTGA
- a CDS encoding cold-shock protein produces the protein MNKGTVKWFNAEKGYGFIAQEGGPDVFVHFTAIQGQGFKSLNEGDRVEFEIEPGKNGKGPQAKNVKLA, from the coding sequence ATGAACAAAGGTACCGTCAAGTGGTTCAACGCGGAAAAAGGTTATGGTTTTATCGCCCAAGAAGGTGGCCCCGATGTGTTTGTACACTTCACCGCCATCCAGGGCCAGGGCTTCAAGAGTCTCAACGAGGGCGATCGCGTAGAGTTCGAGATCGAGCCCGGCAAGAATGGCAAGGGCCCCCAAGCCAAGAATGTGAAGCTTGCCTAA
- the purQ gene encoding phosphoribosylformylglycinamidine synthase subunit PurQ has product MKVAVIQFPGSNCDQDALWALRLVGLEAELVWHTERSLEGFQAALLPGGFSYGDYLRAGALAKFSPVMQEVRRLAQRGYPVVGICNGFQVLTEAGLLPGALLANTNLHFTCKEVFLRVERTDLPFTRAYTPGQVLRIPIAHGEGRYYADAETLERLEQNHQVVFRYAPNPQGTQPYNPNGSLNDIAGIVNPAGNVLGLMPHPERAVESVLGSADGLPFFQSLKQALEVVV; this is encoded by the coding sequence ATGAAGGTGGCGGTGATTCAGTTTCCTGGCTCCAACTGCGACCAGGACGCCCTTTGGGCCCTGCGGCTGGTGGGGCTTGAAGCCGAGCTGGTCTGGCATACCGAGCGGAGCCTCGAGGGCTTCCAGGCCGCCCTGCTGCCGGGAGGGTTCTCCTACGGCGACTACCTGCGCGCGGGGGCGCTGGCCAAGTTCTCGCCGGTGATGCAGGAGGTGCGGCGGCTGGCCCAGCGCGGCTACCCGGTGGTGGGCATCTGCAACGGCTTTCAGGTGCTCACCGAGGCCGGACTGCTGCCCGGCGCGCTGCTGGCCAATACCAACCTGCACTTCACCTGCAAGGAAGTGTTTTTGCGGGTCGAGCGCACCGACCTGCCCTTTACCCGCGCGTATACCCCAGGGCAGGTGCTGCGGATTCCCATCGCCCACGGCGAGGGCCGCTACTACGCCGACGCAGAAACCTTAGAACGGCTCGAGCAGAACCACCAGGTGGTCTTCCGCTACGCGCCCAATCCCCAGGGCACCCAGCCCTACAATCCCAACGGCTCCCTGAACGACATCGCGGGTATTGTGAACCCAGCGGGCAATGTGCTGGGCCTGATGCCCCACCCCGAACGGGCGGTGGAAAGCGTCCTGGGCTCTGCGGATGGGCTGCCGTTTTTCCAGAGCCTCAAGCAGGCCCTCGAGGTAGTGGTCTAA
- the purB gene encoding adenylosuccinate lyase, whose amino-acid sequence MIERYQTPEMRLLWSEARKYQVWAEVEILVMEAWESLGQVPIGTAKQLREALQKKPLDVSFARRVEEIEAETRHDIVAFTRALTEWVEDVQGSSPEVARWLHLGLTSTDVVDTAQNVLLDEALGLIEQELDKVLAALKHLAVRYKHLPAVGRTHGVHAEPTSFGLRFLAFYAALLRDRERLGRAREGIRVAMISGSVGNYAHVEPAVEAWVAQKLGFQIEPASSQVVPRDRHAELMGALAILGADLERIAVELRHLQRTEVLETQEPFSYKQTGSSSMPHKKNPVALENISGLARLLRSNLQAELENIPLWHERDISHSSVERVILPDTTTLAHYMLRRLGRVLEGLVVFEENIQRNLERTRGLVYSQRVLGLLIEAGLDRTAAYEIVQRNALRSWAEGQDFRALLEADPACPLKGEALAQAFDPGYFLRHVDAIYARFGL is encoded by the coding sequence ATGATTGAGCGTTACCAAACCCCCGAGATGCGGCTCTTATGGAGCGAGGCCCGCAAGTACCAGGTCTGGGCCGAGGTGGAAATTCTGGTGATGGAAGCCTGGGAAAGCCTGGGGCAGGTGCCCATCGGCACAGCCAAACAGCTGCGCGAAGCCCTGCAAAAAAAGCCGCTGGATGTGAGCTTTGCCCGACGCGTCGAGGAAATCGAGGCCGAGACCCGGCACGACATCGTGGCCTTTACTCGAGCGCTCACCGAGTGGGTGGAAGATGTGCAAGGCTCGAGCCCCGAGGTAGCCCGCTGGCTGCACCTGGGCCTGACCAGCACCGATGTGGTGGACACCGCCCAGAACGTGCTGCTGGACGAAGCCCTGGGCCTGATCGAACAGGAGCTGGATAAGGTTCTGGCCGCCCTGAAGCACCTGGCGGTGCGGTACAAGCACCTGCCAGCGGTGGGGCGCACCCACGGGGTGCACGCCGAGCCCACCAGCTTTGGTCTGCGTTTTCTGGCCTTTTATGCGGCTTTGCTGCGCGACAGGGAGCGCCTGGGTAGAGCCCGCGAGGGCATTCGGGTGGCGATGATCTCGGGCTCGGTGGGGAATTATGCCCACGTGGAGCCCGCCGTCGAAGCCTGGGTGGCCCAGAAGCTGGGCTTCCAGATTGAGCCGGCCTCGAGCCAGGTAGTACCGCGCGACCGCCACGCCGAGCTGATGGGCGCGCTGGCCATCCTGGGGGCCGACCTCGAGCGCATCGCGGTGGAGCTGCGCCACCTGCAGCGCACCGAGGTGCTGGAAACCCAGGAGCCCTTTAGCTACAAGCAGACCGGCTCCTCCTCCATGCCGCACAAGAAAAATCCGGTGGCCCTGGAAAACATCTCGGGGCTGGCCCGGCTGTTGCGCAGCAACCTGCAGGCCGAACTCGAGAACATTCCGCTCTGGCACGAGCGCGACATCTCGCACAGCTCGGTGGAGCGGGTGATCCTGCCCGACACCACCACCCTGGCCCACTACATGCTGCGCCGATTGGGGCGGGTGCTGGAGGGGCTGGTGGTGTTTGAGGAAAACATCCAGCGCAACCTCGAGCGCACCCGCGGCCTGGTCTACTCCCAGCGGGTGCTGGGCCTGCTGATTGAGGCAGGCCTGGATCGCACCGCGGCCTACGAGATCGTCCAGCGCAACGCCCTTAGGAGCTGGGCCGAGGGGCAGGACTTCCGGGCGCTGCTCGAGGCCGACCCGGCCTGCCCCCTCAAGGGCGAGGCGCTGGCCCAGGCCTTCGACCCCGGCTACTTCTTGCGCCACGTGGATGCCATCTATGCCCGCTTTGGGCTGTAG
- a CDS encoding HAD family hydrolase, protein MIRAVLFDVGDTLILGHPRYWLWPILQAKGIAHQADLKRLPQAIQDAYAHYSDHHMRATDEATALSFWRAFHWEIMNGIGLGAYADEVADYLKEHWQSPHVWPLTPGAKEVLGELKSLGFKLGVVSNWDWTLPGVLRATGLADFFDYVGVSALEGVAKPDPRFFQIVLGHLGMEPQQAIHVGDSEDDIAGATAAGVRPILFDPYRQNPNAVSDLARVIEYATGRTGRL, encoded by the coding sequence ATGATCCGTGCGGTGTTGTTCGATGTAGGCGATACGCTCATTCTGGGACACCCTAGGTACTGGCTATGGCCTATCCTGCAAGCCAAAGGCATTGCGCACCAGGCCGACCTAAAACGCCTTCCTCAGGCCATTCAGGATGCCTACGCCCATTATTCTGACCATCACATGCGCGCCACCGACGAGGCCACGGCCCTTTCGTTTTGGCGGGCTTTTCACTGGGAGATCATGAACGGCATCGGGCTGGGGGCCTACGCCGACGAGGTGGCCGACTACCTGAAAGAACACTGGCAGAGCCCCCACGTCTGGCCGCTCACGCCGGGGGCCAAAGAGGTGCTGGGCGAGCTGAAAAGCCTGGGGTTCAAGCTGGGGGTGGTCTCCAACTGGGACTGGACGCTGCCGGGGGTTTTGCGGGCCACGGGCCTGGCCGATTTCTTCGACTATGTGGGGGTCTCGGCGCTGGAGGGGGTAGCCAAGCCCGACCCGCGGTTTTTCCAGATCGTGCTGGGCCATCTGGGCATGGAGCCACAGCAAGCGATTCACGTGGGCGACTCGGAGGACGATATCGCCGGGGCCACAGCCGCCGGGGTTCGGCCTATTCTGTTCGACCCATACCGGCAGAATCCCAATGCCGTGAGCGATCTGGCCAGGGTGATCGAGTACGCTACAGGCCGCACAGGCAGGTTATAG
- a CDS encoding CHRD domain-containing protein: MQRRAFVSGMGASLLLLGLGSARAQGMGSAVRAVVLSGAEVVPNAANTPALAVVRLELMGSTLSIQGAVANLAGPFRDYTRDPVDDPALNARLTSAVHLHRGPKGQNGPLLQALKVMPASDGRSATFMDRLELSLDDLNRLYRGELYFDIHTAAFRAGELRGQIQIM, encoded by the coding sequence ATGCAGCGTCGTGCATTTGTAAGCGGCATGGGGGCCAGCCTGCTGTTGCTGGGCCTGGGCAGCGCCCGGGCCCAGGGGATGGGCAGTGCGGTGCGGGCGGTGGTGCTGAGTGGGGCCGAGGTGGTGCCCAACGCGGCCAACACCCCGGCCCTGGCGGTGGTGCGCCTCGAGCTCATGGGTTCCACCCTGAGCATCCAGGGCGCGGTCGCCAACCTGGCCGGGCCCTTCCGCGACTACACCCGCGACCCGGTGGACGACCCGGCGCTGAACGCCCGGCTGACCAGCGCCGTACACCTGCACCGCGGCCCCAAGGGGCAGAACGGCCCCCTGTTGCAGGCCCTCAAGGTGATGCCGGCGTCCGATGGTCGGAGCGCCACCTTTATGGATCGCCTCGAGCTAAGCCTGGACGACCTGAACCGCCTGTACCGGGGAGAACTCTACTTCGATATTCACACCGCGGCCTTCCGGGCGGGCGAGCTGCGCGGACAGATTCAGATTATGTAG
- the purC gene encoding phosphoribosylaminoimidazolesuccinocarboxamide synthase, with protein MEKLYEGKAKIIYPSSAAGMVRVYFKDDATAFNGQKRAQIAGKGAVNNQISSALFRYLEDHGIPTHFVRQLSEREMLVRQVQIVPLEVIVRNRTAGTFARRYGVEEGRVLPKPLLEFSYKNDALGDPLIYPEAALALGLLSEAELEHIRTLALQINTLLKDYFAQRNLELVDFKLEFGRLADGRLVLADEISPDTMRLWEMETGEKMDKDRFRRDLGGVEEAYQEVLRRVQGL; from the coding sequence ATGGAGAAACTCTACGAGGGTAAAGCCAAAATTATCTATCCCAGTTCCGCGGCGGGGATGGTGCGGGTCTATTTCAAGGACGACGCCACCGCCTTCAACGGGCAGAAGCGGGCCCAGATTGCCGGTAAGGGGGCTGTGAACAACCAGATTTCTTCGGCTCTGTTTCGCTACCTGGAAGACCACGGCATCCCCACGCACTTTGTGCGGCAGCTATCCGAGCGGGAGATGCTGGTGCGGCAGGTGCAGATTGTGCCGCTCGAGGTGATCGTGCGCAACCGCACCGCTGGAACCTTTGCCCGGCGCTATGGAGTAGAGGAAGGCCGGGTGCTCCCCAAGCCCCTGCTGGAGTTCTCCTACAAAAACGATGCCCTGGGCGACCCCCTCATCTACCCGGAAGCGGCCCTGGCCCTGGGGCTTTTGAGCGAGGCCGAGCTGGAGCACATCCGCACACTGGCCCTGCAGATCAACACCCTGCTAAAAGACTATTTCGCCCAGCGCAACCTCGAGCTCGTAGACTTCAAGCTGGAGTTTGGCCGCCTGGCGGATGGCCGGTTGGTGCTGGCCGACGAAATTTCGCCCGACACCATGCGCCTGTGGGAGATGGAAACCGGCGAAAAAATGGACAAAGACCGCTTCCGCCGCGACCTGGGCGGGGTGGAGGAAGCCTATCAGGAAGTGCTGCGGCGGGTGCAAGGGCTATGA
- a CDS encoding ferritin-like domain-containing protein yields MNRREMLKQTGLMGTGLVLGGVMGACATTPGMSQSPNQDVAVLNFALNLEYLEAAFYLAAVGRINEIKNIGGNAEIRLPSGFDGTSPIAGMSPDVLEYAQEIAEDELAHVKFLRQALGSAAVDRPVIDLDQAFRAAGNAASNGAITNFNPFANELFFIHGAFIFEDVGVTAYKGAAKLITDKNNVLDPAAGILAVEAYHAGLIRLLLHERKDMMVTSSLTVEQVVQAISDLRGSVGGGKDEGITKMSKANLVAADANAVAYGRTTSEVLKIVYLTSNAGVSMGSFFPMGLNGSIKTT; encoded by the coding sequence ATGAACCGTAGGGAGATGCTGAAGCAAACTGGGCTGATGGGCACGGGCCTGGTGCTGGGGGGTGTGATGGGAGCCTGCGCCACCACCCCCGGTATGAGCCAGAGCCCCAACCAGGACGTGGCCGTTCTGAATTTCGCCCTCAATCTGGAGTACCTGGAGGCGGCCTTTTACCTGGCTGCGGTGGGGCGCATTAACGAGATCAAAAACATTGGTGGCAACGCCGAGATTCGCCTGCCTTCGGGCTTCGATGGCACCAGCCCAATCGCCGGGATGAGCCCGGATGTGCTCGAGTATGCCCAGGAAATTGCCGAGGACGAGCTGGCCCACGTCAAATTCCTGCGTCAGGCTCTGGGGTCGGCGGCGGTAGACCGCCCGGTGATCGACCTCGACCAGGCTTTCAGGGCTGCTGGCAATGCTGCCAGCAATGGGGCCATCACCAACTTCAATCCCTTTGCCAACGAGCTCTTCTTCATTCACGGGGCCTTTATCTTTGAGGATGTCGGGGTGACCGCGTACAAGGGGGCCGCCAAGCTCATCACCGACAAGAACAATGTATTGGATCCGGCTGCGGGTATTCTGGCTGTAGAGGCTTACCACGCCGGGCTCATCCGGCTGCTGCTGCATGAACGCAAGGACATGATGGTGACCTCGAGCCTCACCGTGGAGCAGGTGGTGCAGGCCATCAGCGACCTGCGCGGCAGCGTGGGTGGGGGCAAGGACGAGGGCATTACCAAGATGAGTAAAGCCAACCTGGTGGCCGCCGACGCCAATGCCGTGGCCTATGGGCGCACCACCAGCGAGGTGCTCAAGATTGTGTATCTCACCAGCAACGCCGGCGTGAGCATGGGGAGCTTCTTCCCCATGGGGCTCAACGGCAGCATCAAGACCACTTGA
- a CDS encoding carboxymuconolactone decarboxylase family protein, producing the protein MSVRKAIWGDNFEAIEQNLGEVDPDLYAYIRDFAYEEVLARPGLDLKTRELLAITSLIALGAPKEIATHLEGALRNGATEQEVRETIIQSALFVGFPNALGAMKTFQALLRKRQASRE; encoded by the coding sequence ATGAGCGTTCGCAAGGCCATCTGGGGGGATAACTTCGAAGCCATCGAGCAAAACCTGGGCGAGGTAGACCCCGACCTCTATGCCTACATCCGCGATTTCGCCTACGAAGAGGTGCTGGCCCGCCCCGGCCTGGACTTGAAAACCCGCGAACTGCTGGCCATCACCAGCCTGATTGCCCTGGGCGCGCCCAAGGAGATTGCCACCCACCTGGAGGGGGCCCTGCGCAACGGCGCGACCGAGCAGGAAGTGCGCGAGACCATCATCCAGTCGGCGCTGTTTGTGGGGTTTCCCAATGCGCTGGGGGCCATGAAAACCTTTCAAGCCCTGCTGCGCAAACGTCAGGCCTCGAGGGAGTGA
- the purS gene encoding phosphoribosylformylglycinamidine synthase subunit PurS: MKYHITLLIELKDGILDPQGRAVEGVLQGLQYPVENVRVGRVLEMELEAPSEAEARATAHNIGKALSNPVMEVFVVEAVKELA; the protein is encoded by the coding sequence ATGAAATACCACATTACCCTCCTGATCGAGCTTAAGGACGGCATCCTCGACCCCCAGGGGCGGGCCGTGGAAGGGGTTTTGCAGGGCTTGCAGTACCCGGTCGAGAACGTGCGGGTGGGGCGGGTACTGGAGATGGAACTCGAGGCCCCCAGCGAGGCGGAGGCCAGGGCCACCGCTCATAACATCGGCAAGGCGCTATCCAACCCGGTGATGGAAGTGTTTGTGGTGGAGGCGGTGAAGGAGCTAGCATGA
- a CDS encoding 8-oxo-dGTP diphosphatase: MLTNVLVLPLDRPQHRILLGLKKTGFGAGKYVGFGGKLEPGETLVMAAIRELWEESRLMAKPHNLWYAARLEFVFPASPDWNRLVHVFRLEFWEGEPEESSEIRPQWFGLDALPLDQMWADVPYWLPQVLQGVRPMLRITYNQDNRTVGLVEALEQNQ; encoded by the coding sequence ATGCTGACCAATGTGCTGGTGCTGCCACTGGATCGGCCCCAGCACCGCATCTTGCTGGGGTTAAAGAAGACCGGGTTTGGGGCGGGCAAGTACGTGGGTTTTGGCGGCAAGCTCGAGCCGGGTGAGACCCTGGTGATGGCGGCCATCCGCGAGCTTTGGGAGGAGTCGCGCCTGATGGCCAAACCCCACAACCTCTGGTATGCGGCCCGGCTGGAGTTTGTGTTTCCGGCCTCTCCGGACTGGAACCGCCTGGTGCACGTCTTTCGCCTCGAGTTCTGGGAAGGCGAGCCCGAGGAATCCAGCGAGATTCGCCCCCAGTGGTTTGGCCTTGATGCACTGCCCCTGGATCAGATGTGGGCCGACGTGCCCTACTGGCTGCCCCAGGTATTGCAGGGGGTTCGCCCCATGTTGCGCATTACCTACAACCAGGACAACCGAACGGTGGGGTTGGTGGAGGCGCTCGAGCAAAACCAGTAA
- a CDS encoding HAD family hydrolase produces the protein MVKAITFDFWGTLFIEGPEYAGQVKNLRNEILLDAASEAGVPAEPAAVMEAWRQAALDFDAAWNAGQAMTPFERVTRIFAYLGLPYDEGLVALTTQRIVEAALQGSLVPLPGVLEALPKLAQRYTLGIVSDTSVSTGRILREQLMRHKLHDLFSGFSFSDETGVVKPHPEAFLAALDEMGAKPQEALHIGDIPRTDIAGAFQTGYPYAVLYTGHTHRNGQPEPSARIGSHLELFPLLENVFGHPPRAL, from the coding sequence ATGGTAAAGGCAATCACCTTCGACTTCTGGGGCACCCTTTTCATCGAAGGCCCGGAGTATGCCGGGCAGGTCAAGAACCTGCGCAACGAGATCCTGCTGGACGCGGCCTCCGAGGCCGGCGTGCCCGCCGAGCCCGCCGCGGTGATGGAGGCCTGGCGGCAGGCCGCGCTGGACTTCGATGCGGCCTGGAACGCCGGTCAGGCCATGACCCCCTTCGAGCGGGTCACCCGCATCTTTGCCTACCTGGGCCTGCCCTACGACGAAGGCCTGGTGGCCCTCACCACCCAGCGCATCGTGGAGGCGGCCCTGCAGGGGAGTCTGGTGCCGCTGCCGGGGGTGCTCGAGGCCCTGCCCAAACTGGCCCAGCGCTACACCCTGGGCATCGTTTCCGATACCAGCGTCTCCACCGGGCGCATCCTGCGCGAGCAGCTCATGCGCCACAAGCTGCACGACCTGTTTAGCGGCTTTTCCTTCTCCGACGAAACCGGGGTGGTCAAGCCGCACCCCGAAGCCTTCCTGGCCGCCCTGGACGAGATGGGGGCCAAGCCCCAGGAAGCCCTGCATATCGGGGATATCCCCCGCACCGACATCGCCGGGGCCTTCCAGACCGGCTACCCCTACGCGGTGCTCTACACCGGCCACACCCACCGCAACGGGCAGCCCGAACCCAGCGCCCGCATCGGTAGCCACCTCGAGCTGTTCCCACTGCTCGAGAACGTCTTTGGGCATCCACCGAGGGCTCTGTGA
- the purL gene encoding phosphoribosylformylglycinamidine synthase subunit PurL produces the protein MTQETQPSLLQETGIPLGEYQAIVRLLGREPNRLELYLFKVMWSEHCSYKNSRPLLRLLPKEGPAVLQGPGENAGVVEIGEGWAVAFKIESHNHPSAVEPVQGAATGVGGIIRDIVAMGARPIALLNSLRFGRPDDPRTRYLVRGVVEGIAHYGNAIGVPTVGGEVYFHPDYQENPLVNAMCVGLLRVEELKRSRASLGRPVYYVGSKTGRDGIGGAAFASEELSEESESKRPSVQVGDPFLGKLTMELTLEAIRQDLVEGVQDMGAAGLTSSLSELAHKSGLGLELHLDRVPQREAGMNPIELMLSESQERMVLVPRPGQEQALEALAARYGLDAVPVAHTIAEPVFRVVQAGQVVAEVPTAALADCPTYTREGQEDPAIARLRAADLSTLPVPSNLQEILLRLLSSPNLCSRAPIYERYDHQVGTNTALVPGSGDAAILRIKGTQRGLAVKVDANPHYSKLSPRLGAMHALAEAARNVSVVGGRPLAYTDGLNCGNPETLEGYFELAETIRGLAEASRALGLPVVSGNVSLYNEGPNYRIPPTPMVGVVGLLENLEHRAQQGFQRAGDFIVLIGALEGQLGASEYLWVVHGQEAGSPPPLDLAQEARAQAAIRELIGRGWVRTAHDVAEGGLAVALAEMCLPLGLGATLEVRSPARPDAVLFGEAPSRILFSVNQAHLQAAVKLLENHGLPYHILGQVGGPTLTILTPKARLEWPLAALRQAWEAPLREVLP, from the coding sequence ATGACCCAGGAAACCCAACCCTCCCTCCTCCAGGAAACCGGCATTCCGCTGGGTGAGTACCAGGCCATTGTGCGCCTGCTTGGGCGCGAGCCCAACCGGCTCGAGCTCTACTTGTTCAAGGTGATGTGGAGCGAACACTGCTCCTACAAGAACTCCCGCCCGCTGCTGCGGCTGCTGCCCAAGGAGGGCCCCGCCGTGCTGCAGGGCCCCGGCGAGAACGCCGGGGTGGTGGAGATTGGGGAGGGCTGGGCGGTGGCCTTCAAAATCGAGAGCCACAACCACCCTTCGGCGGTGGAACCGGTGCAGGGCGCGGCCACCGGGGTGGGGGGCATCATCCGCGATATCGTGGCCATGGGGGCCCGGCCCATCGCCCTGCTGAACTCGCTGCGCTTTGGCCGGCCCGACGACCCCCGCACGCGCTACCTGGTGCGGGGGGTGGTGGAGGGCATCGCCCACTACGGCAACGCCATCGGCGTGCCCACGGTGGGGGGCGAGGTCTACTTCCACCCGGACTATCAGGAGAACCCCCTAGTAAACGCCATGTGCGTGGGCCTGTTGCGCGTAGAGGAGCTTAAGCGGAGCCGGGCCTCCCTGGGGCGCCCGGTCTACTACGTGGGCTCCAAGACCGGCCGCGACGGCATTGGCGGGGCGGCTTTTGCCTCGGAGGAGCTTTCGGAGGAGAGCGAGTCCAAACGGCCCAGCGTGCAGGTGGGCGACCCCTTCCTGGGCAAGCTGACCATGGAGCTGACCTTGGAAGCCATCCGGCAGGATCTGGTCGAAGGGGTGCAGGACATGGGGGCCGCCGGGCTCACCTCCTCGCTCTCCGAGCTGGCCCACAAGTCGGGGCTGGGCCTCGAGCTCCACCTCGACCGGGTGCCCCAGCGCGAGGCGGGCATGAACCCCATCGAGCTGATGCTCTCGGAGTCGCAGGAGCGCATGGTGCTAGTACCCCGGCCCGGCCAGGAGCAGGCCCTGGAGGCCCTGGCGGCGCGCTACGGCCTGGACGCCGTCCCGGTGGCCCACACCATCGCCGAGCCGGTCTTCCGGGTGGTGCAGGCAGGCCAGGTGGTGGCCGAGGTGCCCACCGCGGCCCTGGCCGACTGCCCCACCTACACCCGCGAAGGGCAGGAAGACCCGGCCATCGCCCGGCTGAGGGCGGCGGACTTGAGTACCCTACCGGTTCCTTCCAACCTGCAAGAAATTCTGCTCCGGCTGCTCTCCTCGCCCAACCTGTGCAGCCGGGCCCCCATCTACGAGCGCTACGACCACCAGGTGGGCACCAACACCGCGCTGGTGCCCGGCTCGGGCGATGCGGCCATCCTGCGCATCAAGGGCACCCAGCGGGGCCTGGCCGTCAAGGTGGATGCCAACCCCCACTACAGCAAACTCTCCCCTCGCCTGGGGGCCATGCACGCCCTGGCCGAGGCCGCCCGCAACGTGAGCGTGGTGGGGGGGCGGCCCCTGGCCTACACCGACGGCCTCAACTGCGGCAACCCCGAGACCCTCGAGGGCTACTTCGAGCTTGCCGAGACCATCCGGGGCCTGGCGGAGGCCTCGAGGGCCCTGGGGCTGCCGGTGGTCTCGGGCAACGTCTCGCTCTACAACGAAGGGCCCAACTACCGCATCCCGCCCACGCCCATGGTGGGGGTGGTGGGGCTGCTGGAGAACCTCGAGCACCGCGCCCAGCAGGGCTTCCAGCGGGCGGGCGATTTTATCGTGCTCATCGGCGCGCTGGAGGGTCAGTTGGGGGCCTCGGAGTACCTCTGGGTGGTGCACGGCCAGGAGGCCGGGAGCCCGCCGCCCCTGGATCTGGCCCAGGAGGCCAGGGCCCAGGCCGCCATCCGCGAGCTGATCGGGCGGGGCTGGGTCAGAACCGCGCACGACGTGGCCGAAGGGGGCCTGGCGGTGGCCCTGGCCGAGATGTGCCTGCCTCTGGGTCTGGGGGCCACCCTCGAGGTGCGCAGCCCGGCCCGGCCCGATGCTGTGCTGTTCGGGGAAGCCCCCAGCCGCATCCTGTTCAGCGTGAACCAGGCCCACTTGCAGGCAGCGGTCAAACTGCTGGAGAACCACGGCCTGCCCTACCACATCCTGGGGCAGGTGGGGGGGCCAACCCTCACCATCCTGACCCCCAAAGCGCGCCTGGAATGGCCCCTGGCGGCCTTGCGGCAGGCCTGGGAAGCGCCCTTGCGGGAGGTGTTGCCATGA